The nucleotide sequence GGGACCAGTAATTGAATTGCTCCTTGGACATCCAGAACTCCAGTGGTTTGGCATTTCCATCGGGCCCGAGGTCGAACCGCCCAAGGAGAACGTCGGAGTCACCTGTCAAGAACTCCCCCGCCGGGTAGCACATGGGAGCCGAGCCGTCGCAACAGCCGCCCGATTGGTGGAACATCAAAGGGCCGTGCTGCTCCCAGAGTTTGAGGAGCAGCTCCACGGATGCTCCGGTGAGCGCCACCCGGGAGAAGTCCTCCCCGGGCAGCGTCACCGAAGCTTCCAGGATGTCCTGGGACATGTTGGCGTTCATCAGAACTTCAGAACCACTCGGCCGTCGATCTTGGCGTGCTTCATCTCGTCGAAGACTGCGTTGACTTCCGAGAGCTCCCGGGTGGACACCGTTGGCTTGATCTTCCCCTGGGCATAGAACTCCAGCGCTTCCTCGAGGTCCTGCCTGGTGCCCACGATCGATCCCCTGACCGTGAGGCCCTTGAGGACAATCTCGAAGATCGGCGCCGGGAAATCTCCGGGCGGAAGGCCGTTGAAGACGATCGTTCCACCGCGCCGGGCCATGCCAATGGCTTGTCCGAACGCCGAGGGGTGCACGGCCGTGACCAGCACGCCATGGCAGCCGCCCGTTTCGCGCTGGATGACCTCCGCCGGGTCCTCATGCAGTGCATTGACCGTCAACTCGGCACCATGCTCCTTGGCGAGCGCCAGTTTGTCGTCGGCAATGTCCACCGCTGCCACCCTCAGACCCATCGCCACTGCGTACTGGACGGCGATGTGCCCCAGGCCGCCAATGCCGGAGATGGTGACCCACTGCCCCGGCCTGGCCTCGGTCATCTTCAAGCCCTTGTACACCGTGACGCCGGCGCAAAGCACGGGTGCAACCTCCACCGGATCCGAGCCTGCCGGGATGCGGGCAGCGAAGCGGGTGTCCACCAGCATGTATTCACCGAACGATCCGTCCACACTGTAGCCGCCGTTCTGTTGCGACTCGCATAGGGTTTCCCACCCCGTCCGGCAGTATTGGCAGTCTCCGCAGGCCGACCACAGCCAGGCATTGCCCACCAGGTCGCCGACCGCCACGTCCGTGACCCCTTCGCCGAGGGCTACCACTTCGCCGACACCCTCGTGCCCGGGAATGAAGGGTGGTGTCGGCTTGACGGGCCAGTCGCCTTCGGCGGCGTGCAGGTCGGTATGACATACCCCCGACGTAATGAGGCGGACCAGCGCCTGGCCGGGACCCGGCGTCGGGCGTTCGACCTCCATGACCTTCAGGTCGGTTCCGAATTCAGTGACTACTGCTGCTTGCATAGTGGTGGTCATTGACGATCTCCTTTGATCTGTACGAATGATGGGAGTTTTTGTACAGTTGATGCCCCTAAGTCCGCTCCATAAGGGCATCTGCTGTACAAAAACTCTTAGAAGAAGCCGAGCTTGTTCTCGTTGTAGCTGACCAGGAGGTTCTTGGTCTGCTGGTAGTGGTCCAGCATCATGGCGTGGTTTTCACGGCCAATACCTGAGGACTTGTAGCCACCGAAGGCGGCACCTGCCGGGTAGGCGTGGTAGTTGTTGACCCACACACGGCCGGCCTGGATTTCCCGGCCCGCGCGGTAGGCGACATTTCCGTTGCGCGACCAGACGCCGGCACCAAGACCGTAGAGGGTGTCGTTGGCGATGCC is from Paenarthrobacter nicotinovorans and encodes:
- a CDS encoding DUF779 domain-containing protein; the encoded protein is MSQDILEASVTLPGEDFSRVALTGASVELLLKLWEQHGPLMFHQSGGCCDGSAPMCYPAGEFLTGDSDVLLGRFDLGPDGNAKPLEFWMSKEQFNYWSHTHLTVDVVPGRGSGFSVESPEGKRFLIRSTLMDWDVPSI
- the adhP gene encoding alcohol dehydrogenase AdhP codes for the protein MTTTMQAAVVTEFGTDLKVMEVERPTPGPGQALVRLITSGVCHTDLHAAEGDWPVKPTPPFIPGHEGVGEVVALGEGVTDVAVGDLVGNAWLWSACGDCQYCRTGWETLCESQQNGGYSVDGSFGEYMLVDTRFAARIPAGSDPVEVAPVLCAGVTVYKGLKMTEARPGQWVTISGIGGLGHIAVQYAVAMGLRVAAVDIADDKLALAKEHGAELTVNALHEDPAEVIQRETGGCHGVLVTAVHPSAFGQAIGMARRGGTIVFNGLPPGDFPAPIFEIVLKGLTVRGSIVGTRQDLEEALEFYAQGKIKPTVSTRELSEVNAVFDEMKHAKIDGRVVLKF